The following coding sequences lie in one Oculatellaceae cyanobacterium genomic window:
- a CDS encoding FAD-dependent monooxygenase, with amino-acid sequence MVASNYRIGIIGAGASGVYLAILLIRQGFQVTLFEKAPYPRTYGCGIFVVQSGMKALYQGVPEICQNIINLGVAVKTFEFRNLRGGLINSESVTYEENELPGILIHRKTVLETLLDALPSDCLRFNAEFKSVTQTDGKVIAEFKDGSSWEGDLLVGADGILSKVRPFVASGIELCYLGDIVWRGVVGDQVFCPEGHFIVYARGRGIYANFYKIDSDRTHWGFFLEKEQEQSEVGLINPHNTTIPPAELAKLPDDARAVIESTPAQQMVCHYSHDIELLPQIVQGRIVLIGDAAHAKSATRSKGMASGWEDALSLSRYLTADADIPAALEHFQSERLPIVHEYQRTSREISQKIGRRHKIG; translated from the coding sequence ATGGTTGCTTCAAACTACCGCATCGGTATTATTGGTGCTGGGGCATCAGGCGTTTATCTGGCGATCTTGCTGATTCGACAAGGATTTCAAGTTACCCTGTTTGAGAAAGCGCCATATCCGCGCACCTATGGGTGCGGTATTTTTGTAGTTCAATCTGGGATGAAAGCACTCTATCAAGGAGTTCCTGAGATCTGCCAAAATATCATCAATTTAGGTGTTGCTGTCAAAACATTTGAATTCCGCAATTTACGCGGTGGACTCATCAATTCTGAATCTGTCACCTATGAAGAAAATGAGCTACCAGGAATACTCATACATCGCAAAACAGTTCTAGAAACCCTCCTTGATGCGCTACCTTCAGACTGTCTGCGTTTTAATGCTGAATTTAAATCAGTTACACAAACTGATGGCAAAGTTATCGCTGAGTTTAAGGATGGCAGCAGTTGGGAAGGAGATTTATTAGTAGGGGCAGATGGCATTCTCTCTAAAGTGCGCCCATTTGTAGCATCTGGAATAGAACTTTGCTACTTAGGCGATATTGTCTGGCGAGGTGTTGTTGGCGATCAAGTCTTTTGTCCTGAAGGACATTTTATAGTTTATGCACGCGGTCGGGGAATTTATGCCAATTTTTATAAAATAGATAGCGATCGCACCCATTGGGGATTTTTTCTAGAAAAAGAACAGGAACAATCCGAAGTAGGGCTGATCAACCCCCATAATACAACTATTCCTCCAGCAGAACTTGCCAAGCTTCCAGACGATGCGCGGGCTGTAATTGAGTCCACCCCCGCTCAACAAATGGTGTGTCACTATTCCCATGATATTGAACTGCTACCACAAATTGTTCAAGGACGAATTGTCTTAATCGGCGATGCGGCTCATGCTAAAAGTGCTACAAGATCTAAAGGTATGGCTTCCGGTTGGGAAGATGCTTTATCTTTATCACGTTATCTTACTGCTGATGCTGATATTCCAGCAGCTTTAGAACATTTTCAGAGTGAAAGATTGCCAATAGTTCACGAATATCAACGTACTAGCCGTGAAATCAGCCAAAAAATTGGTCGCCGTCATAAAATAGGCTAA
- a CDS encoding DUF3598 family protein, which produces MTEFPQNTFFQMSEIEGLVVPTVTYDEFNVPLAFLKNCATWEGTARRISAAGELIDTDIVRVKIEIDGSNYVQTNTVRINTPKEVTAQYYGNFSEGKLVFPLTDEVYTLGGEKASAFSGIAWAITDDLIVYRGSRTLRGIKTFYNELIALVDNDHRVRTTQLFEDGVYKLVTMIEEAKVKG; this is translated from the coding sequence ATGACTGAATTTCCACAAAATACTTTTTTTCAAATGTCTGAAATAGAGGGATTAGTTGTTCCTACAGTCACTTATGACGAGTTTAATGTTCCTCTTGCTTTTTTAAAGAATTGTGCAACTTGGGAAGGAACTGCTAGACGTATTAGTGCTGCGGGAGAATTAATAGACACAGATATTGTTCGCGTCAAAATAGAAATTGATGGCTCAAATTATGTGCAGACTAATACTGTCCGCATTAATACGCCCAAAGAAGTTACTGCTCAATACTACGGAAATTTTTCTGAAGGCAAGCTGGTTTTTCCTCTTACTGATGAAGTCTATACGTTAGGAGGTGAAAAAGCATCAGCTTTCTCAGGAATTGCTTGGGCTATTACTGACGATCTAATTGTGTATCGTGGTAGTAGAACATTGCGGGGTATCAAAACTTTTTATAACGAACTGATAGCTTTGGTTGATAACGATCATCGAGTGCGAACTACACAGCTTTTTGAAGATGGAGTTTATAAACTTGTAACAATGATTGAAGAGGCAAAGGTTAAGGGTTAA
- a CDS encoding SDR family oxidoreductase, whose translation MNIAIIGCGYVGTAVARHWQQEKNYTITVTTTSEQRIPELEKIANQVVVINGDDELALRSLLQNQDVVVVSVAPKRARVATPQEYRKIEANPYEQTYLRTAQTIVAALQHTPRVKQLIYTGSYSVYGDRNGESVDEQSPVKPANNNGQILFDTEQILLQASHENLKVCILRLGGIYGSGRELVKIFSSWAGTTRPGKGEYVTNWIHLDDIVSAIDFALTHQLQGTYNLVNDVPMLGRELIDWVLESHNLPKVTWDESADEVRPYNARVSNQKIKMAGYKLIHPKIV comes from the coding sequence ATGAATATTGCGATCATTGGTTGTGGTTATGTAGGCACTGCTGTTGCCCGTCATTGGCAGCAAGAAAAAAATTATACGATCACGGTAACTACTACTTCTGAGCAACGGATACCAGAGCTTGAGAAGATAGCTAATCAGGTAGTAGTAATCAACGGTGATGATGAGTTAGCGTTGCGGTCTTTGCTGCAAAATCAAGATGTTGTAGTTGTAAGTGTTGCACCAAAACGCGCTCGCGTAGCGACTCCGCAGGAGTATCGCAAAATAGAAGCTAACCCTTACGAGCAAACTTACTTACGAACTGCTCAAACAATAGTTGCAGCATTGCAACACACCCCTAGAGTTAAGCAACTCATTTATACCGGAAGCTACAGCGTATACGGTGATAGAAATGGAGAATCAGTAGATGAACAATCACCCGTTAAGCCTGCAAATAATAATGGTCAAATTTTATTTGATACCGAACAAATTTTATTACAGGCAAGCCATGAAAATCTTAAAGTATGTATTCTGCGTTTAGGAGGTATATATGGATCTGGTCGTGAATTAGTGAAGATATTTAGCTCTTGGGCTGGTACAACACGCCCAGGTAAGGGAGAATATGTTACTAATTGGATTCATCTAGATGATATTGTATCAGCTATAGATTTTGCTCTTACTCATCAATTGCAAGGTACTTATAATTTAGTCAATGATGTGCCGATGCTCGGTCGCGAACTAATTGATTGGGTATTAGAAAGCCACAATTTACCCAAAGTTACTTGGGATGAGTCAGCAGATGAAGTACGACCTTATAATGCGCGTGTCTCTAATCAAAAAATTAAAATGGCAGGGTACAAGCTAATTCATCCCAAAATTGTTTAA
- a CDS encoding PAS domain S-box protein gives MSNNHVNLDTDTYTALNEELKSLRQRVVELEQQLTNQQQIPFRMVVESVNNYEVIMLNPEGYILTWNEGAELLKGYTPQEIIGKHFSCFYAPEDINNGIPELTLLKAIEEGRFEVEGWRLRKDGSKFWADIVTTALKDETGKLLGFSKMTRDISERKQVEQAQARLTTILEATTDFVSSCDPGGQILYINKIGREILGIGANDALTINIDAAHPEWAKKIIREQGIPTAIRDGVWRGETALLSHDGREIPVSQVLVAHKTTDGKLEFLSTIARDISDIKQTQVTLQQAMRHQEELLEQTEYSAQLLRGVIDATPDWIFVKNHNFRFMLTNKSFAEAIGGTPETVIGKSDLDLGFPPEQVFGNPEAGIRGFRADDEQVLAGEAIYNPFDVATSADGSVHIFDTQKLPLRDPEGNIFGALGFCRDITERHHAEEALRQKTQQLEAALKEIQETQAQLVQSEKMSSLGQLVAGIAHEVNNPINFIHGNILHANEYTENLINLVELYSKHYPQPVAEIQDEIEEIELDFLIEDLPKLLSSMKVGAERIRQIVLSLRNFSRLDEAEQKSVDIHEGIDNTLLILQHRLKEKVGRGTIQIVKNYGDLPWIECYAGQLNQVFMNIINNGLDALEEYNHQRSLEEIKNNPSIIKISTEVIDNNWVQIRIADNGTGIPNEVQKRLFDPFFTTKSIGKGTGLGLSISYQIVVEKHKGELQCISELGEGSEFIIKIPIKQQP, from the coding sequence ATGTCTAACAACCATGTGAATTTAGATACCGATACTTACACAGCACTGAATGAAGAACTAAAATCATTACGTCAACGTGTTGTAGAACTGGAACAGCAATTAACCAATCAGCAACAAATTCCATTTCGCATGGTGGTAGAAAGCGTAAACAACTACGAAGTTATTATGCTAAACCCTGAAGGGTACATTCTTACCTGGAATGAGGGAGCAGAACTTTTAAAAGGTTATACCCCACAGGAAATTATTGGCAAACATTTTTCATGTTTTTATGCCCCTGAAGACATTAATAATGGTATACCTGAGCTAACTCTGTTAAAAGCAATAGAGGAAGGACGTTTCGAGGTTGAGGGTTGGCGGTTGCGTAAGGACGGGTCTAAGTTTTGGGCTGATATAGTCACTACAGCCTTAAAAGACGAGACTGGAAAGTTACTAGGCTTCTCCAAAATGACTCGCGACATTAGCGAACGCAAACAGGTAGAGCAAGCTCAAGCAAGATTAACTACAATTTTAGAAGCAACAACTGACTTTGTGAGTAGTTGTGATCCAGGAGGGCAAATATTATATATCAATAAAATAGGTCGTGAAATATTAGGAATTGGTGCAAATGATGCTCTAACTATTAATATTGATGCTGCTCACCCCGAATGGGCTAAAAAAATTATTAGAGAACAGGGAATTCCAACAGCTATTCGTGATGGTGTGTGGAGGGGAGAAACTGCACTTTTAAGCCACGACGGGCGAGAAATTCCAGTTTCACAAGTGTTAGTTGCCCATAAAACAACAGATGGAAAATTAGAGTTTCTTTCTACAATTGCACGGGATATTAGTGATATAAAACAAACTCAAGTAACATTGCAACAAGCAATGCGGCACCAAGAAGAACTTTTAGAACAAACTGAATATTCTGCACAGTTATTACGTGGGGTTATTGACGCTACCCCAGATTGGATTTTTGTCAAAAATCATAACTTTCGCTTTATGTTGACCAATAAAAGCTTTGCTGAAGCTATTGGTGGAACACCAGAGACAGTTATTGGAAAAAGTGATTTAGATCTAGGATTTCCACCAGAACAAGTATTTGGTAATCCAGAGGCAGGAATTCGAGGTTTTCGTGCAGATGACGAGCAAGTGCTTGCAGGTGAAGCAATCTATAATCCTTTTGATGTAGCAACATCTGCTGATGGTTCTGTGCATATCTTTGATACGCAAAAACTTCCCTTGCGCGATCCTGAAGGCAATATCTTTGGTGCATTAGGCTTTTGTCGTGATATTACTGAACGTCACCATGCAGAGGAAGCACTACGGCAAAAAACTCAACAACTAGAAGCTGCTTTAAAAGAAATTCAAGAAACTCAAGCACAACTGGTTCAAAGTGAAAAAATGTCCAGCTTGGGGCAATTAGTAGCTGGAATTGCCCACGAAGTTAATAATCCAATTAACTTTATTCACGGTAATATTCTTCATGCCAATGAATATACTGAAAACTTGATCAATTTAGTTGAGTTGTATAGCAAGCACTATCCTCAACCAGTTGCTGAAATTCAAGATGAAATAGAGGAAATAGAACTTGATTTTTTAATAGAAGATTTGCCAAAATTACTGTCTTCAATGAAGGTAGGAGCAGAACGAATTCGCCAAATTGTTTTATCTCTACGCAACTTTTCGCGTTTGGACGAAGCAGAACAGAAGTCGGTTGATATTCATGAAGGAATTGATAATACTCTACTAATTTTGCAGCATCGGTTAAAAGAAAAAGTAGGACGTGGCACAATTCAAATTGTAAAAAATTATGGTGATTTACCTTGGATTGAGTGTTATGCCGGGCAACTCAATCAGGTATTTATGAATATTATTAATAATGGGTTAGATGCGTTAGAAGAATATAATCATCAACGTTCGTTAGAAGAAATTAAAAATAATCCTAGCATAATTAAAATTAGTACTGAAGTTATTGATAATAATTGGGTACAAATTCGGATTGCTGATAATGGTACTGGAATACCAAATGAGGTACAAAAGCGATTATTTGATCCTTTCTTTACAACTAAATCTATAGGTAAAGGAACGGGTTTGGGGTTGTCAATTAGCTATCAAATCGTTGTCGAGAAACACAAAGGTGAGTTGCAATGTATTTCAGAGCTAGGGGAAGGATCAGAATTTATAATTAAGATTCCTATTAAGCAGCAACCTTAA
- a CDS encoding Ppx/GppA phosphatase family protein, giving the protein MVNLIGQEQASFDHNPSNTADQERILAAIDIGTNSIHMVVVRIQPALPAFTIIDREKDTVRLGDRCRETGDLTPEAMERAIAALRRCQEVAKYLNVEQTIAVATSAVREAPNGREFIKRIESELGLFVNLISGQEEARRIYLGVLSGMEFNNQPHIIIDIGGGSTELILGDSHEPRSLSSTKVGAVRMTAEFVKTDPISNAEFVYLQAFVRGQLERAVEELKVQLQPGEIPRLVGTSGTIETIATIHAQEKLGFIPSPLTGYQVSLKDIKELINRWRKLSYTQRAVVPGMSDRRSEIILAGAVILQEAMVLLSIESVTVCERSLREGVIVDWMLTHGLIEDRLRYQNSVRERSVIKIAKKYGVNLEYSDRVAKFAVSLFDQTQGLLHNWGKDERELLWAAAMLHNCGHYISHSSHHKHSYYLIRNGELLGYTETEVEIIANLARFHRKSSPKKKHDSYQNLHSKKYRQIVSQLSALLRLAVALDRRQIGAIQQLKCEYQPNFRELRLHLQPTQADDQCILELWSLDYKKDVFEAEYNVKLVASLEPTGVAVR; this is encoded by the coding sequence ATGGTTAATTTAATCGGGCAAGAACAAGCAAGTTTCGATCACAATCCTAGTAATACTGCTGATCAAGAGCGTATTCTGGCAGCTATTGATATTGGAACGAATTCGATTCACATGGTAGTTGTACGGATTCAACCTGCACTACCAGCTTTTACAATTATCGATCGCGAGAAAGATACAGTAAGATTAGGCGATCGCTGTCGGGAAACTGGAGATTTGACACCGGAGGCGATGGAAAGAGCGATCGCTGCTTTACGCCGATGTCAAGAAGTAGCTAAATATCTTAATGTTGAACAAACTATTGCTGTAGCTACCAGTGCAGTCCGCGAAGCCCCCAATGGGCGAGAATTTATCAAGCGGATAGAATCAGAATTAGGTTTATTTGTCAACTTAATATCTGGTCAAGAAGAAGCAAGAAGAATTTATCTCGGTGTACTTTCGGGGATGGAATTTAACAACCAACCCCACATTATTATTGATATTGGCGGCGGTTCAACAGAATTAATTTTAGGAGATAGTCACGAACCCCGTAGCCTGAGTAGTACCAAAGTTGGTGCTGTTCGCATGACGGCTGAGTTTGTCAAAACTGACCCGATTAGTAATGCAGAATTTGTTTATTTGCAAGCATTTGTGCGCGGACAATTAGAAAGAGCAGTAGAAGAATTGAAAGTGCAGTTGCAGCCTGGTGAAATCCCTCGATTAGTAGGAACATCTGGTACAATTGAAACTATCGCCACAATTCATGCGCAAGAGAAGTTGGGTTTTATTCCCTCACCTCTAACTGGTTATCAAGTTAGTCTCAAAGATATTAAAGAGTTAATTAATCGTTGGCGCAAACTTTCTTATACACAACGCGCTGTCGTCCCTGGAATGTCCGACCGCCGTTCAGAAATTATCCTAGCTGGCGCAGTGATTTTGCAAGAAGCAATGGTACTGCTAAGTATTGAGTCGGTGACCGTGTGTGAGCGCAGTCTTAGGGAAGGGGTAATTGTTGACTGGATGCTGACTCACGGTTTAATTGAAGACCGCTTACGTTACCAAAATTCAGTAAGAGAGCGCAGTGTAATTAAAATAGCTAAAAAATATGGCGTAAATCTAGAATATAGCGATCGCGTAGCGAAATTTGCTGTCAGCTTATTTGACCAAACTCAAGGTTTACTCCACAACTGGGGTAAAGATGAACGAGAATTACTTTGGGCGGCTGCAATGTTGCATAACTGCGGTCACTATATCAGCCACTCATCTCACCACAAGCACTCATATTACTTAATCCGTAATGGTGAATTACTGGGATATACAGAAACAGAGGTAGAAATCATTGCTAATTTAGCACGTTTCCATCGCAAAAGTAGCCCCAAGAAAAAGCACGATAGCTATCAAAATTTACACAGCAAAAAATATCGCCAAATAGTTTCTCAATTAAGTGCTTTATTGCGATTAGCAGTTGCTCTTGATCGCCGTCAAATTGGGGCAATTCAGCAATTAAAATGCGAGTATCAACCTAATTTTAGAGAGTTACGCTTGCATCTACAGCCGACTCAAGCAGATGATCAGTGTATTTTGGAACTATGGAGTTTGGATTATAAAAAAGATGTGTTTGAAGCAGAATATAATGTGAAATTAGTAGCCAGCTTAGAACCTACGGGTGTAGCAGTTAGGTAA
- a CDS encoding 4-hydroxybenzoate solanesyltransferase, whose translation MLTQPQQPEPTWFTIIRLLRWDKPAGRLILMIPALWAVFLAADGKPSLTLVSVIILGTLATSAAGCVINDLWDRNIDPQVQRTSSRPLASRALSIKTGIVVAVIAMICAGILALYLNPLTFSLCVAAVPVIVFYPTAKRVFPVPQLVLSIAWGFGVLISWSAVTAKLEIATWILWAATVLWTLGFDTVYAMSDREDDRKIGINSSALFFGDYAAVAVGIFFAGTVGLLAWLGVVMQLHLAFWLSLVIATSFWSWEYLRLRQPNIANATYGEIFRQNVWIGFILLAGMISGILV comes from the coding sequence ATGCTCACTCAGCCACAACAACCGGAACCTACTTGGTTTACCATCATTCGCCTACTGCGGTGGGATAAACCCGCAGGACGTTTAATTTTAATGATTCCTGCTTTGTGGGCAGTATTTTTAGCAGCAGATGGAAAACCATCCTTAACACTGGTAAGCGTAATTATTTTAGGTACTTTAGCAACCAGCGCTGCGGGTTGTGTAATTAATGACTTGTGGGATAGAAATATTGATCCACAAGTACAAAGAACCAGTTCCCGTCCCCTGGCTTCCCGTGCGTTGTCGATCAAAACTGGGATTGTTGTTGCTGTAATCGCAATGATCTGTGCAGGTATTTTAGCTTTATATCTCAACCCCTTAACATTTTCCCTGTGCGTTGCAGCAGTTCCGGTAATTGTTTTCTATCCCACAGCCAAGCGAGTGTTTCCAGTTCCTCAGTTAGTACTATCTATTGCTTGGGGTTTTGGAGTTCTAATTAGTTGGAGTGCGGTAACAGCAAAGTTAGAAATAGCTACTTGGATATTATGGGCAGCAACAGTACTTTGGACACTAGGATTTGATACTGTTTATGCCATGTCAGATCGAGAAGACGATCGCAAAATTGGTATCAACTCTAGCGCCTTATTTTTTGGTGATTATGCGGCTGTTGCCGTCGGTATTTTCTTTGCTGGTACAGTTGGGTTATTAGCTTGGCTAGGTGTAGTTATGCAATTGCATCTAGCATTCTGGCTTTCTTTAGTTATTGCTACTTCATTTTGGAGTTGGGAATATTTACGGCTACGCCAACCAAATATAGCTAATGCTACCTACGGAGAAATTTTCCGTCAAAACGTTTGGATTGGCTTTATTTTACTAGCTGGGATGATTTCAGGAATTTTGGTTTGA
- a CDS encoding TIGR00725 family protein: MKKIIIGVMGAGAGASEIDRQNAYQLGQMIAQQGWVLLTGGRNVGVMDAASKGAKAANGLTIGILPTDNTTNISDAVDIPIITDMGNARNNINVISSDVIIACGMGAGTASEIALAIKANKKVILLNDNEESQIFFSSLSKDNILIAHQPEEVIKVIKEILSDR, from the coding sequence GTGAAAAAAATTATTATTGGGGTAATGGGTGCTGGTGCTGGGGCATCAGAAATTGATCGACAAAACGCCTATCAACTTGGTCAAATGATTGCTCAACAAGGATGGGTTTTGCTGACTGGCGGTAGAAATGTCGGTGTTATGGATGCAGCGAGTAAGGGTGCAAAAGCTGCAAATGGTCTGACAATTGGCATTTTACCTACCGACAACACTACCAACATTTCTGATGCTGTAGATATTCCCATCATCACTGACATGGGCAATGCCCGCAATAATATTAACGTTATTAGCAGTGATGTAATTATTGCTTGTGGGATGGGTGCTGGTACTGCTTCAGAAATTGCTTTAGCTATTAAAGCTAATAAAAAAGTTATTTTGTTAAATGATAATGAGGAAAGTCAAATATTTTTTTCGAGTTTATCAAAAGACAATATTCTTATCGCGCATCAGCCTGAAGAGGTAATTAAAGTAATTAAAGAAATTTTGAGTGATCGCTAA
- the rpsB gene encoding 30S ribosomal protein S2, whose product MAVVSLAQMMESGVHFGHQTRRWNPKMAPYIYTSRNGVHIIDLVQTAQLMEEAYSYMRTAAEQGKKFLFVGTKRQAAGIIAQEASRCGAAYINQRWLGGMLTNWTTIRTRVERLKDLERREETGALDLLPKKEASVLRRELAKLQKYLGGIKNMRKVPDIVLIVDQKREYNAVLECQKLSLPIVSLLDTNCDPDVVDIPVPANDDAIRSIKLIIGRLADAIYEGRHGELEAEYEDEDYEGADEDTEYEELTGDYPVDDDETEE is encoded by the coding sequence ATGGCTGTTGTTTCTTTGGCTCAAATGATGGAGTCAGGGGTTCACTTCGGGCATCAGACCCGCCGTTGGAACCCTAAAATGGCTCCTTACATCTACACTTCTCGTAATGGTGTACACATCATCGACTTGGTGCAGACTGCCCAGTTGATGGAAGAAGCTTATAGTTATATGCGTACTGCGGCTGAACAAGGCAAAAAGTTCTTGTTCGTCGGTACAAAGCGTCAAGCTGCTGGAATTATCGCTCAAGAAGCATCGCGTTGTGGTGCTGCCTACATCAACCAACGTTGGTTGGGTGGAATGCTAACTAACTGGACTACGATCAGAACGCGTGTAGAACGCTTAAAAGATCTAGAACGCCGTGAAGAAACTGGCGCACTAGATTTGTTGCCTAAAAAAGAAGCATCAGTTCTGCGTCGGGAACTAGCAAAGCTTCAGAAATACTTGGGCGGCATCAAAAATATGCGTAAAGTACCCGACATCGTGTTGATTGTAGACCAGAAGCGGGAATACAACGCTGTTCTAGAATGCCAGAAGTTATCACTTCCGATTGTGTCTCTGCTGGATACTAACTGCGACCCAGATGTAGTTGATATTCCTGTCCCAGCAAACGACGATGCCATCCGTTCAATCAAGCTAATCATTGGCAGATTGGCTGATGCTATCTATGAAGGTCGTCATGGTGAGTTAGAAGCAGAATACGAAGATGAAGATTACGAAGGCGCTGATGAAGACACTGAGTACGAAGAACTCACTGGTGATTATCCAGTAGATGACGACGAAACCGAAGAATAA